The following are encoded in a window of Wolbachia endosymbiont (group B) of Hofmannophila pseudospretella genomic DNA:
- a CDS encoding 5-(carboxyamino)imidazole ribonucleotide synthase, producing MNKTDPLDKKVIGIIGSGQLGKMTAIAAIKLGHKTHIFASAKNDPACSIADDLTIADFCDKRALESFAQSVDLVTIESENIPCSAIDIVSQHTDFYPGKKALHISQNRLREKDFIRDLSIKTADYKSIQNYNQLLESSETFSYPVRLKTTEMGYDGKGQYVIENDSELKQFASFDWNKEYILEASVDLLKEVSIVVARDKNGKVAFFPIAENHHVDGILNTSIAPAKIDNKLAQEVQKTAEKIATALDVVGILAIEFFITQNHELLVNELAPRPHNSCHWSLDACNVSQFEQLVRIICGLSMQEVVLRFPCMTKNIIGNDIYNSHKYLSNEKASLTIYGKKEVRDKRKMGHVNIDLSY from the coding sequence ATGAACAAAACAGATCCACTGGATAAAAAAGTGATAGGAATAATAGGAAGTGGGCAATTAGGTAAAATGACTGCTATCGCTGCAATAAAACTTGGGCACAAAACGCATATTTTTGCCAGTGCTAAAAACGATCCAGCTTGTTCTATTGCTGATGATTTAACAATAGCAGACTTCTGTGATAAGAGGGCACTTGAATCTTTTGCACAGAGTGTGGATTTAGTCACTATTGAATCTGAAAATATTCCATGTAGTGCAATTGATATTGTGTCGCAGCATACAGATTTTTATCCAGGCAAAAAGGCGTTACACATTTCGCAAAATAGGCTGAGAGAGAAAGATTTTATTAGAGATTTAAGCATAAAAACTGCTGATTACAAAAGTATACAAAATTATAATCAGCTACTAGAAAGTAGTGAAACTTTTAGCTATCCAGTGAGGCTAAAAACAACAGAAATGGGTTATGATGGAAAAGGACAATATGTGATTGAAAATGATTCTGAACTGAAGCAATTTGCTTCCTTCGATTGGAATAAAGAGTACATTCTTGAAGCAAGTGTTGATTTACTGAAAGAGGTTTCAATAGTCGTTGCAAGAGATAAAAACGGTAAAGTAGCTTTTTTTCCTATAGCAGAGAATCACCACGTTGACGGAATACTTAATACTTCAATAGCACCAGCTAAAATAGATAATAAATTAGCCCAAGAGGTACAAAAAACTGCAGAGAAAATAGCAACTGCGCTTGATGTAGTAGGAATTCTAGCTATTGAATTTTTCATCACTCAAAATCATGAATTACTAGTTAATGAACTGGCCCCAAGACCCCACAATTCTTGCCACTGGAGCTTGGATGCATGCAACGTTAGTCAATTCGAGCAGCTAGTTAGGATAATATGCGGGCTATCTATGCAGGAAGTAGTATTACGCTTTCCTTGCATGACAAAAAATATAATAGGTAATGATATATATAATTCTCACAAATATTTGAGCAATGAAAAAGCTAGTTTAACCATATATGGGAAAAAAGAGGTTAGGGACAAGCGTAAAATGGGACATGTCAATATAGATTTAAGTTATTGA
- a CDS encoding TA system antitoxin ParD family protein, producing the protein MDITVNLDGEFEKIVQSHSMLQNRSVPQQIEHWAKIGQVVEDNPELSYNIIKEILSGTEDAKSGDVEEYKSTKF; encoded by the coding sequence ATGGATATAACAGTAAATCTTGATGGAGAATTTGAGAAAATAGTACAATCTCATTCCATGTTACAAAATCGTTCCGTACCACAACAAATTGAGCATTGGGCTAAAATTGGTCAAGTTGTTGAAGATAACCCTGAGCTAAGCTATAACATCATTAAAGAAATCCTTTCAGGCACCGAAGATGCAAAATCAGGTGATGTTGAGGAGTATAAATCTACAAAATTTTGA
- a CDS encoding DUF2163 domain-containing protein — protein MQTKLKSHLAGELLTIATCWKLTLVGGEVMGFTDYDEDLNLNNILYKSSSGFIASSIILNSDLRTDNLEIEGILNSADIKEKDVLSGRYDFANIEIFLVNYKDLSQGIMNLHAGTFGKVTLNSGRFIAEIRGLATKLERSITELYSPVCRAQFCDDRCKADAKKFSRISTITKVIDERRFEDTNLIESDGYYKHGVVKFFSSATFEVVVKEYKNKVVTLFASPPYQISTGDKYLILAGCDKAFLTCKNKFNNTVNFRGEPYIPVV, from the coding sequence ATGCAAACCAAATTAAAAAGTCATTTAGCTGGAGAATTACTTACCATCGCTACTTGCTGGAAATTAACACTTGTAGGTGGAGAAGTAATGGGATTTACTGACTATGATGAAGATTTAAATCTCAATAATATACTCTATAAATCTTCAAGCGGTTTTATAGCCAGCAGTATAATATTAAATAGCGATTTGAGAACTGATAATCTAGAAATTGAAGGAATATTAAATAGTGCTGATATTAAAGAAAAAGATGTTTTATCAGGAAGGTATGACTTTGCAAATATTGAAATATTTCTTGTGAACTATAAAGATTTGAGTCAGGGAATTATGAATTTGCATGCAGGAACTTTTGGTAAAGTAACATTAAATAGTGGGAGGTTTATCGCTGAAATTAGAGGTCTTGCGACAAAGCTTGAGAGAAGCATAACAGAGCTATATTCTCCTGTATGCAGGGCACAATTTTGCGATGATAGATGTAAAGCTGATGCTAAAAAGTTTAGTAGAATAAGCACAATTACTAAAGTGATAGATGAAAGAAGATTTGAAGACACTAATTTAATCGAAAGTGATGGATATTATAAGCACGGAGTGGTAAAATTCTTTAGTTCAGCAACATTTGAAGTTGTAGTTAAAGAATACAAAAATAAAGTAGTTACATTATTTGCTTCTCCTCCATATCAAATTTCTACCGGAGATAAATATTTGATACTTGCAGGTTGTGATAAAGCGTTTTTAACGTGCAAAAACAAGTTTAACAATACTGTGAATTTCCGTGGCGAACCATATATACCAGTTGTTTAG
- the apaG gene encoding Co2+/Mg2+ efflux protein ApaG, whose product MTMKYTLITNSVEVTVLPIYIEEQSIPYENCYVWMYNVKIKNKSSSTIQLLSRYWRIIDHKGKINEIAGVGVIGEQPVIKSGEVFKYTSGTYLNTPSGIMQGKYEFLNEESIKTFDVMVPPFSLDSPYVNTRPH is encoded by the coding sequence ATGACCATGAAATACACACTTATTACTAATTCTGTTGAAGTTACAGTTTTGCCAATTTATATTGAAGAGCAATCCATTCCTTATGAAAATTGTTACGTATGGATGTATAATGTTAAGATAAAAAACAAAAGCTCATCAACTATTCAATTATTAAGTCGCTATTGGCGAATAATAGATCATAAGGGTAAAATAAATGAAATTGCCGGAGTTGGTGTTATTGGAGAACAACCTGTAATAAAATCTGGAGAGGTATTCAAATATACAAGTGGAACATACTTAAATACACCATCAGGAATAATGCAGGGTAAATATGAATTTCTGAACGAAGAGAGCATAAAAACCTTTGATGTTATGGTACCACCCTTTTCTTTAGACAGTCCATACGTTAACACTAGACCTCATTGA
- a CDS encoding porin — MKKSIYTRTALVSLLTLCSFSGFAGDFSDESIKEVKKQESNESIKASGKMEVMKTSNKKLKEKMDRICNADPRKKAEELKKKEELRLAAEQKKKEELKLAAEQKKKKEELKLAAEQKKKEEIRLANEKKAKLIEASKAKALKVKNSNVEKSKIKGSKTKNAKIEAKDIKKDVKVVNSNTEEKGKASPVVSVGGVDIINTNQGDGLRITFGGVIDSQGYGNYGLSGYEHYNIMPGKYTDYFNNTEDSIKGANLIFPKGIGNIGDYSENMGMISDAILHLRAENKNEDLGLVYGANVQFHVPVTEGKGASQGVNAARGRSAHVFLNSKYGDLKLGYQFGPESLMRLDATRVATVDGAADSDWFRKVNLEGSAANFPFYVTPRLYTESFSSESEKLSFRMAGKYNKEVMTTLPFRVAYYSPSYMGARFGLSYSPRYDNNLFIVKEENDVRHVGPDYEHIVSAGTSYEYDFSQHNIKVKTSVVGEYGKAKKPNKDKHLYKEFVEYNDLMGVNLGASADYKIDEDQAVKFAASFAYLGKSGQPKDIKIKDGGNGYKQIPEKDVQGKDNEEYKRIAGLAQFDNNTMYWTTGAGYQYENVYTSLTYFGSRMNDGDMLHDVALGVQYDLSSCNKSKFVPYAALHYFRTDEKGAVKDKNKADVPSNQGVLLLTGVKFSF, encoded by the coding sequence ATGAAAAAATCTATTTATACTAGAACTGCTCTAGTTTCTCTATTAACTTTATGTTCTTTCAGTGGCTTTGCTGGTGACTTTTCTGACGAGAGTATAAAGGAAGTAAAAAAGCAAGAGAGTAACGAGTCAATCAAAGCTTCTGGAAAGATGGAAGTGATGAAGACGTCAAATAAAAAACTAAAAGAAAAAATGGACAGGATATGTAATGCTGATCCAAGAAAAAAAGCTGAAGAGCTTAAGAAAAAAGAAGAATTAAGATTAGCAGCTGAGCAGAAGAAAAAAGAGGAGTTGAAATTAGCAGCTGAGCAAAAGAAGAAGAAAGAAGAACTAAAATTAGCAGCTGAACAAAAGAAAAAAGAAGAAATTAGGCTAGCAAATGAGAAAAAAGCAAAACTTATAGAAGCTTCAAAAGCGAAAGCCCTGAAAGTTAAAAATTCTAATGTAGAAAAGTCAAAAATTAAGGGTTCTAAAACTAAGAATGCTAAAATTGAAGCTAAAGATATAAAAAAGGATGTAAAAGTTGTTAACAGCAATACAGAGGAAAAAGGTAAGGCAAGTCCTGTTGTTTCAGTTGGTGGGGTTGATATTATCAATACTAATCAAGGGGATGGTTTAAGAATAACTTTCGGTGGTGTTATTGATTCTCAAGGTTATGGTAACTATGGGCTAAGTGGCTATGAGCATTATAATATTATGCCGGGAAAATATACAGATTATTTTAATAATACTGAAGATAGTATAAAAGGAGCAAATCTAATATTTCCTAAAGGGATAGGAAATATTGGTGATTACAGCGAAAACATGGGCATGATTTCAGATGCAATATTGCACTTAAGAGCTGAAAACAAAAACGAAGACTTAGGACTTGTTTATGGCGCCAATGTGCAATTTCATGTTCCAGTTACTGAAGGTAAAGGAGCATCACAAGGTGTGAATGCTGCAAGAGGTAGAAGTGCACATGTGTTTTTGAACTCAAAATATGGTGATCTGAAACTTGGCTATCAATTTGGTCCTGAGTCTCTGATGAGACTTGATGCAACAAGAGTTGCAACCGTTGACGGAGCTGCAGATAGTGATTGGTTTAGAAAAGTGAATTTAGAAGGAAGTGCTGCAAACTTTCCATTTTACGTAACACCACGTCTTTATACTGAAAGCTTCTCGAGCGAGAGCGAAAAACTCTCCTTCCGTATGGCAGGAAAGTATAACAAAGAGGTTATGACCACATTGCCGTTTAGAGTTGCTTACTACTCACCAAGTTATATGGGCGCAAGATTTGGTCTTAGCTACTCACCTCGCTATGATAATAATTTATTCATTGTGAAAGAAGAGAATGATGTAAGACATGTTGGACCAGATTATGAGCATATAGTAAGTGCTGGTACATCGTATGAATATGATTTTAGTCAGCATAATATAAAAGTTAAAACTTCTGTAGTTGGTGAGTATGGTAAGGCAAAAAAACCAAATAAAGATAAGCATCTTTATAAGGAATTTGTGGAGTACAATGACCTGATGGGTGTTAACTTAGGTGCAAGCGCTGATTATAAGATTGATGAAGATCAAGCCGTAAAATTTGCTGCCTCTTTTGCATATTTGGGCAAGTCTGGTCAACCAAAGGATATTAAAATCAAAGATGGTGGTAATGGCTATAAACAAATTCCTGAAAAGGATGTTCAAGGCAAAGATAATGAAGAGTATAAAAGAATTGCAGGCTTAGCTCAATTCGATAACAATACCATGTATTGGACTACAGGGGCTGGTTATCAATATGAAAATGTCTACACAAGCTTGACATACTTTGGCAGTAGAATGAATGATGGAGATATGCTTCATGATGTTGCACTTGGTGTTCAATATGATCTATCTTCTTGCAATAAGAGCAAGTTTGTTCCTTATGCAGCTCTTCATTACTTTAGAACTGATGAAAAAGGCGCAGTGAAAGATAAAAATAAAGCTGATGTACCTTCTAACCAAGGAGTTCTTTTACTTACTGGTGTGAAGTTTTCTTTCTAA
- a CDS encoding lipase family protein encodes MDFSFLRNWFSTTGAATGSEPDNTEQPDSISVDDGKYEMKEYDDEFEIIEDYEFINRADPNEPCSLPSDYKTDESIIKIAGFDREKLLEMGNFCKISYGDDDGKLSKKRCNNLAQRVYKTEFEIVEDFEIVPSTEKMYKTRAELISEGYEITPFGNSFEKDAGHVFIKGKEITIAYHGTRLSHGVNDGITDINVVFTTSELLPNGGRMHRGFYNSFVDSWPNLYGILKSHAEKQGSEVKDLKINLTGHSMGGAIAKIAALSLNKTEGAEDVHVATFGDPRVFDLTASEFYNDVLQEKTIRVTQHRQDPVPAVSPGICGYAHVGAQLRISAPEGYFVHQVDGYHEAIKIMDENDFRSNNNVSLFYYPSRILSRINCAVLGNAQYYAANLGDYILGKQNFFEKVKKEYQDKNLENFSKFEQAEVKQMAYQNVFSTTRSL; translated from the coding sequence ATGGATTTTAGTTTTTTACGAAATTGGTTTAGCACTACAGGTGCTGCTACAGGCTCAGAGCCAGATAATACTGAACAGCCAGACTCTATTTCAGTAGATGATGGCAAATACGAGATGAAAGAATATGACGATGAATTTGAGATCATTGAAGATTATGAATTTATAAATCGTGCTGATCCAAATGAGCCATGTTCTTTACCTTCTGACTATAAAACAGATGAAAGTATTATAAAAATTGCAGGATTTGATAGAGAGAAATTATTAGAAATGGGTAATTTCTGCAAGATAAGCTATGGCGATGATGATGGTAAATTAAGTAAAAAAAGATGTAACAACCTAGCTCAAAGAGTATACAAAACTGAATTTGAAATTGTAGAAGATTTTGAAATTGTTCCATCTACTGAAAAAATGTATAAAACTAGAGCTGAACTTATCAGCGAAGGTTATGAAATTACTCCATTTGGTAATAGCTTTGAAAAAGATGCTGGTCATGTTTTTATAAAAGGTAAAGAAATAACAATAGCTTACCATGGTACTCGTTTGAGCCATGGTGTAAACGATGGAATCACTGATATAAATGTAGTTTTTACTACTTCAGAACTTTTACCTAACGGTGGAAGAATGCATAGAGGATTTTATAATTCATTTGTGGATTCATGGCCTAATCTTTATGGCATTTTGAAATCTCATGCTGAAAAACAGGGATCAGAAGTCAAAGATCTTAAAATTAATCTCACAGGTCACAGTATGGGAGGAGCTATTGCTAAGATAGCTGCTTTATCCCTCAATAAAACAGAAGGAGCTGAAGATGTTCATGTTGCAACTTTTGGTGATCCACGAGTTTTTGATCTTACTGCTAGTGAATTTTATAATGATGTTCTTCAAGAAAAAACCATTAGAGTAACTCAACATAGACAAGACCCAGTACCAGCGGTATCACCTGGTATTTGTGGTTATGCTCATGTAGGTGCACAATTGAGAATATCAGCACCTGAAGGATATTTTGTTCATCAAGTAGATGGTTATCATGAAGCCATTAAAATAATGGATGAAAATGACTTCCGGTCAAACAATAATGTTTCTCTCTTTTACTACCCTTCGAGAATATTAAGTCGAATTAACTGTGCAGTTTTAGGTAATGCTCAATATTATGCTGCTAATTTAGGTGATTATATTCTTGGTAAGCAAAATTTTTTCGAGAAAGTAAAAAAGGAATACCAAGATAAAAACTTAGAAAATTTTTCTAAGTTTGAACAAGCAGAAGTTAAGCAGATGGCATATCAAAATGTCTTTTCTACTACAAGGAGTTTATAA
- a CDS encoding IS630 family transposase (programmed frameshift) — MALRSKLLDEKVVNLAKEMLKKVRNNAYVSKKLQAVIAGKESSISAVARICKISRTALTEWIKHLKFGRVERLFSPSQRRRKSKLNKNQREQIEIWVERNPNITIKEVQIKISEEFGLNISKSTVHREIQRMKFSYITPRPIHHKQDKNKQEEFKKYFNKIVNSHPEKEVFFDESRFGTHSKIGHGWFKKGVRTQVKMKIGRQNFYIYSAVNPRSGKKISLLAPYVNTDCMNIFLEQMSKDLGTKEAFLVMDCASWHRSKSLKIQENITIIYLPPYSPELNPVERLWQYIKYNTLRNSIYDTIGLLEDVLCNFIVNISSTTIKRVCNVSYLFGQ; from the exons ATGGCATTAAGGTCAAAACTATTAGACGAAAAAGTTGTAAATTTGGCGAAAGAAATGTTAAAAAAGGTCAGAAATAACGCATATGTTTCAAAAAAGTTACAAGCGGTGATAGCAGGAAAAGAAAGTAGTATAAGCGCTGTGGCAAGAATATGTAAAATTTCAAGGACTGCTTTGACTGAATGGATAAAGCATCTAAAATTTGGTAGAGTAGAAAGATTATTTTCCCCGTCTCAGCGGCGAAGAAAAAGCAAATTAAACAAAAATCAACGTGAGCAAATTGAAATATGGGTAGAAAGAAATCCAAATATTACTATTAAGGAAGTGCAAATAAAAATCTCAGAGGAATTTGGCCTAAACATTAGCAAATCAACAGTGCACCGTGAGATACAAAGGATGAAGTTTTCTTACATAACACCGAGGCCAATTCACCATAAACAAGATAAAAACAAGCAAGAAGAGTTTAAAAAATACTTCAATAAAATAGTCAATTCCCACCCTGAAAAGGAGGTA TTTTTTGATGAATCACGATTTGGAACTCATTCAAAAATCGGACACGGATGGTTTAAAAAAGGGGTCAGAACACAGGTTAAAATGAAAATTGGTAGACAAAATTTCTATATCTACAGTGCGGTAAATCCAAGAAGTGGTAAGAAAATTAGCCTACTTGCTCCATATGTAAACACTGATTGTATGAATATATTTCTGGAGCAGATGTCGAAAGATTTAGGCACGAAAGAAGCCTTTCTTGTAATGGATTGTGCAAGTTGGCATAGATCAAAAAGTTTGAAAATTCAGGAAAACATTACCATCATATACTTGCCTCCTTATTCACCGGAACTGAATCCTGTTGAAAGGTTGTGGCAATATATCAAATACAATACTTTACGCAATAGTATCTACGATACCATAGGTTTACTTGAAGATGTTTTGTGTAATTTTATTGTCAATATTTCCAGTACTACTATTAAACGAGTTTGTAATGTTTCTTATTTGTTCGGTCAGTAA
- a CDS encoding type II toxin-antitoxin system RelE/ParE family toxin has translation MKKLSSKYKDNPCIGELKSGDLAGVRVYKFSIFNQLTLLAYFYNEQNNELTLLALAPHENFYRDLKKRV, from the coding sequence TTGAAGAAGCTATCAAGCAAATATAAAGATAATCCATGTATCGGAGAACTAAAGTCAGGTGACCTTGCAGGTGTTCGTGTATACAAATTCTCTATTTTTAATCAACTTACTTTGTTAGCTTATTTTTATAATGAACAAAATAATGAATTAACACTTCTTGCCCTTGCTCCACATGAGAATTTTTATAGAGATCTGAAGAAGCGAGTTTAG
- a CDS encoding ABC transporter permease: MFLRVFKNIFLFLVSVLFVCPILSLISILFTESANSGWVISRLFPEYILNTLILMVGVGLISFIFGVIPAWLTTFFSFPGSRIFEIALFFPISIPGYIVSFVYVNTLEFSGPIQSLLRDTFQLSKGNYWFPEIKSLGGGILVMGFSLYPYVYMLVRSSLKSVSNSVTIASTLGFSSLQSLFSVIIPSIRPSIIAGLSLVLMEVITDFGTPQFLAIDTFTTGIYRTWFLLHDKYSTTVLAVAELIFVAILIVIEKKLQKREISYSSINTNADYHNKRSINGSISLIFSYLMCLLPILIGFILPMIPLIYWSIEKGFFIYEARFYNIITNSISLSFITALISISIAIIIGYTARKNKVISNIARLISLGYAIPNAIIAISIIMFLSRISSFITQYIVEISLVGTIGALVYSYLFRFFAISFKAIESGLKKTPNEIEWTAYTMGHGPISTCLNIHIPLIKKSILSGFLLVFMDTVKELTATLIIRPFNFETISTRVYELVSDERYREAAPFSLMIVIIGLTSTIILFTLDDKNQK, from the coding sequence ATGTTTCTGAGAGTATTTAAAAATATATTCTTGTTTTTAGTAAGTGTATTATTTGTCTGCCCTATACTATCGTTAATATCGATTCTATTTACAGAATCAGCAAACTCTGGATGGGTAATTAGTAGACTTTTTCCTGAATATATACTCAATACGTTGATTTTGATGGTAGGAGTAGGGTTAATATCCTTTATATTTGGAGTAATTCCAGCTTGGCTTACTACATTTTTTTCGTTTCCCGGAAGTAGAATTTTTGAGATTGCCTTATTCTTTCCGATATCAATTCCTGGATATATAGTATCGTTTGTTTATGTAAACACGTTAGAGTTTTCAGGTCCAATTCAGAGCTTGTTAAGAGATACTTTTCAATTGAGCAAAGGTAACTATTGGTTTCCCGAGATCAAATCCCTAGGTGGTGGAATATTAGTAATGGGATTTAGTCTATATCCATACGTTTATATGTTGGTCCGCTCAAGTCTAAAGAGCGTTAGTAACTCAGTCACTATTGCATCAACACTTGGGTTCTCCTCATTACAGAGTCTGTTTTCTGTCATCATACCCTCCATACGTCCATCAATTATAGCTGGGTTATCCTTGGTACTAATGGAAGTAATTACAGATTTCGGCACACCACAGTTTCTTGCTATCGATACTTTCACGACAGGAATATACCGTACTTGGTTTTTATTGCATGACAAATATTCAACTACTGTTTTGGCAGTTGCAGAACTGATTTTCGTTGCAATACTAATAGTTATCGAGAAAAAACTACAAAAAAGAGAAATATCTTACTCTTCAATCAATACTAATGCAGATTATCACAATAAACGTAGTATAAACGGTTCTATATCGTTGATCTTTTCTTATCTTATGTGTTTATTGCCGATATTAATAGGCTTTATTTTACCAATGATTCCACTTATATATTGGAGCATAGAGAAAGGCTTTTTCATATACGAAGCAAGATTTTATAATATAATAACAAACAGTATTAGTTTATCATTTATTACCGCGCTAATCTCGATCAGCATTGCAATAATTATTGGATATACAGCACGTAAAAATAAGGTAATAAGCAATATAGCACGTCTCATTTCTCTTGGATATGCAATTCCAAATGCAATTATTGCAATTAGCATAATAATGTTTTTAAGCAGAATATCTTCTTTCATTACTCAATATATTGTAGAAATTAGCTTGGTAGGAACTATTGGCGCATTAGTTTACTCATATTTATTTCGTTTTTTTGCTATATCTTTCAAGGCGATAGAGTCGGGACTCAAAAAAACACCAAATGAAATTGAATGGACTGCATATACTATGGGTCATGGGCCTATTTCCACGTGCCTGAATATTCATATTCCCCTTATCAAGAAAAGCATACTATCGGGATTTCTGCTCGTGTTTATGGATACGGTAAAAGAACTCACGGCAACACTAATTATCAGACCATTTAATTTTGAAACTATATCAACTAGAGTATATGAACTTGTCAGCGATGAGCGTTACAGAGAAGCTGCCCCATTTTCGTTAATGATAGTTATTATAGGTTTAACCTCTACAATAATCTTATTCACACTTGATGATAAGAATCAAAAATAA
- a CDS encoding rhodanese-related sulfurtransferase, with the protein MSFVIATFYHFVKLSNYYDMKDEIKVACDNVELKGTILLAEEGINATISGERSAIDKIFDFLRSDDRLKGLTWKESSAEYQPFSKMKVRLKREIVNLGVSNLDIFVRGQYIDPEYWDDFISQPNVLVIDTRNEYEVKLGKFKNAINPHTQRFRDFPQWAESFSESKDLKVAMYCTGGIRCEKSTAYMKSVGFKDVYHLKGGILSYLEKTGNKSGNWEGECFVFDDRIAVDHSLAPSDKIKCIFCSSKVSTDELKSVPRGQVVCSDCKSLSIERNSEYNTNL; encoded by the coding sequence ATGAGTTTTGTCATTGCAACTTTCTATCATTTTGTAAAACTCTCTAATTATTATGACATGAAAGACGAAATAAAAGTTGCATGCGACAATGTTGAATTAAAAGGCACTATACTTCTTGCAGAAGAGGGTATCAATGCAACCATATCTGGAGAAAGGAGCGCAATTGATAAAATATTTGATTTTCTACGTTCTGATGACAGGCTGAAAGGTCTTACGTGGAAAGAGAGCTCGGCAGAATATCAACCATTTAGTAAGATGAAAGTAAGATTAAAAAGAGAAATTGTAAATCTTGGTGTAAGTAATCTCGATATTTTCGTTAGAGGTCAGTACATTGATCCAGAATATTGGGATGATTTTATCTCTCAACCTAACGTTTTAGTAATAGACACACGAAATGAATACGAAGTAAAATTAGGCAAGTTTAAAAATGCAATCAATCCACACACTCAACGTTTTCGCGATTTTCCTCAGTGGGCAGAGTCATTTTCTGAGAGTAAAGACCTGAAAGTAGCTATGTACTGTACTGGTGGAATCAGATGTGAGAAATCTACAGCATATATGAAAAGCGTTGGATTTAAAGATGTTTACCATCTTAAAGGCGGTATTCTTTCCTATCTTGAAAAAACTGGTAATAAAAGTGGTAATTGGGAAGGCGAGTGTTTTGTTTTTGATGATAGAATTGCTGTTGATCACTCACTCGCCCCAAGTGATAAAATAAAATGCATATTCTGCTCAAGTAAAGTTTCAACTGATGAGCTGAAATCAGTTCCACGTGGCCAAGTGGTTTGCTCTGATTGTAAATCTTTAAGTATTGAAAGAAATTCAGAATATAACACGAACCTTTAA
- a CDS encoding type II toxin-antitoxin system RelE family toxin — MLVRRAFPKTIKLRVEEIVKERLTVNPIDFGESFCYKLKGYRRLRTGDYRIM, encoded by the coding sequence ATGTTAGTAAGAAGAGCTTTTCCAAAAACAATAAAGTTAAGAGTTGAAGAGATAGTAAAAGAGCGACTTACAGTTAATCCAATTGATTTTGGTGAATCGTTTTGTTACAAACTCAAAGGATACAGAAGACTGAGAACTGGCGATTATCGTATCATGTAA